The sequence below is a genomic window from Pseudomonas cremoricolorata.
GTACTCGTGGGCGCAGTACACTTGCGTCCCCTCCGGCAAGGCCGATAGCCGCTGTAGCGAAGCATGCATCTGCCCCGGCGTACCTTCGAACAAACGTCCGCAGCCACCGGCGAACAGCGTGTCGCCGCTGAACAGCAGGGGCCGGGGAATTGCACTGTAGAAGGCGATATGCCCCAGGGTATGCCCGGGCACTTCCAGCACTTCGAAGTCCAGGCCCAGCGTCTGCACATGATCGCCATCGCTCAGGGCCACATCGCGGGCTGGAATCGATTCGGCGACCGGACCATGGACGCGAGCCCCTGTGGCGGCCTTGAGCGCTTCGACGCCGCCGACATGATCGTGGTGGTGATGGGTGATGAGAATATCGGTCAGGCGCCACTGCGGGTTCGCGCTCAACCAGTCGAGCACCGGCTGGGCGTCGCCCGGGTCGACCACGGCGCAGCACTGTGTGGCAGTATCTTGTAACAACCAGATGTAGTTGTCGGAGAAAGCGGGTAGAGCGTCGATCTGTATCATGTGCGGTTATCCGATTCACCTGGCGGGACATGAAGGCATCTTAGCTGCGATGGCGCGGTGCAAGAAACCTTTGACGGAGAGTGCGATGAGCGATGAAGCGTTTGCCCAGGCCGATGCGCAGTGGCTTGAATTGACTGCCCAGGCGCGTGACTGGTTCGACGGGCCTGTGGGGCAATTGATGCTCAGAGAAGAACAGGCGCTGCTCGAAAACGAGCTGCAACGGTTCTTCGGAGGCTTTCTGGTGCACTACGGCCCGTGCGCCGAAGCACCGCCCAGCGCCCCACAGGTGCAACGAACCGTGCGTCTGGGGGCGCCATTTCCAGGTGTGGAAATCGTCTGTGAAGAGCAGGCCTGGCCGCTCGGCGAGCACGCCGCCGATGTAGTGGTGCTGCAGCATGGCCTGGACTTCAGCATTTCCCCCCACGGCCTGCTGCGCGAAGCCGCCAAGGCGGTGCGACCGGGCGGGCACCTGTTGATCGTGGGCATCAACCCCTACAGTGGCTGGGGTCTGCGTCATCTATTGGGCAAAGGTGCACTGCGCAAGGCGCGCTGCATCGGCGCATCGCGCGTCGGTGACTGGCTCAACCTGCTGGGCTTCGCGCTGGAGAAACGTCGGTTCGGGTGCTATCGTCCGCCGCTTGCCTCGCCGGCCTGGCAGCAGCGCATGAGCGGCTGGGAGCGCCGGGCCGGGGCCTGGCAGCTCGGCGGCGGCGGAGTCTACGTACTGGTGGCGCGCAAGATGGTGATTGGCCTCAGGCCGCTGCCCCAGGAGCGTCGCGAGCCGATGGGCAAGCTGCTGCCACTGCCACTGGCCAAGGTCAATCGCCGGCGCAGCGATGCCCCGGCGATGCCACCGAGGATCGATAATTTCTAGTCAATGAGCGGTACATGAGCGATAGCGTCGAGATCTACACCGATGGGGCCTGCAAGGGCAATCCTGGCCTGGGTGGCTGGGGCGTCCTGATCGTCTACAAGGGCCAGGAAAAGGAACTGTGGGGCGGCGAGCGCAACACCACCAACAACCGCATGGAACTGATGGCCGCGATCCAGGGGCTGATGGTCCTGACCCGTGAATGCGAGGTGGTGCTGACCACCGACTCGCAGTACGTGATGAAAGGCATCACCGAGTGGATGGTCAACTGGAAGAAGCGCGGCTGGAAGACCGCAGCCAAGGAACCGGTGAAGAACGCCGACCTGTGGCGTCTGCTCGATGAGCAGGTCAACCGCCACAAGGTCACTTGGAAGTGGGTGCGCGGCCACATCGGTCACCCCGGCAACGAGCGCGCCGACCAGTTGGCCAACCGCGGCGTCGACGAGTTGCGCTGAGCCTGACAGGTCCGATCAGGTACAATCGCCACCTTTCCCGTGATGCAAGTTGGAGTCACCCCCCGTGGAGCAGCAGCAAGACAAGCGTCTGGTCATTCTCGACACCGAAACCACCGGTATGCCGGTTACCGAAGGCCACAGGGTCATCGAAATCGGCTGTGTCGAGGTGGTCGGTCGGCGCCTCACCGGGCGGCATTTCCACGTCTATCTGCAGCCCGACCGCGAGAGTGACGAGGGCGCCATTGGCGTTCACGGCATCACCGATGCCTTCCTGATCGGCAAACCGCGCTTTGCCGAGGTGGCTGACGAATTCTTCGCGTTCATCGAAGGCGCAACGCTGGTCATCCACAACGCAGCGTTCGACGTTGGCTTCATCAACAACGAGTTCGCCTTGGTCGGCCAGTCACAGCGCGCCGATATCTCCCAACATTGCCCGATCCTCGACACCCTGATGATGGCGCGCTCGCGCCATCCGGGGCAGCGCAACAGCCTCGATGCGCTGTGCAAGCGCTATGGCATCGACAACTCCGGGCGCGAGCTGCACGGCGCGCTGCTCGATGCCGAGTTGCTGGCCGATGTCTACCTGGCGATGACCGGTGGGCAGACCAGCCTTTCACTGGCTGGAAGTGGTGCAGAGCGTCAGGACGGCCAACAGGCAGCGCCTAGCGAAATCCGGCGAGTCACCGGCCGTCAGCCGGGCCCGGTGCTGCTGGCCAGCGCACAAGAGCTTGAAGCCCATGCCGAACGTCTGGCAGCGGTGGCGAAAGCGGCAGGGGCACCTGCCTTGTGGCAGACCATCGAGGCAGGCTGAAGCGCGTTACGAGAATCTGCCTGTGCCGGCCTCGTCACGAGGCCGATTGAAACCGCTCAAGGCACGCGAATCAGTTCGACACCGCTGGCCACCAGCTCGAAGCGGTTTTCCCCCAGATGATTGACCCGGTCACCTATCGCCAGGCGGTAGGTGACGATCGGCGCGCCTACGGCATTGCCATCGGCCTGCAGGGTGGACTCCTGGAACTCGTGAACGGGGTAGATACGGCCTTCGGCGTCACGGGCGTGGAACTGGCCGACCATTACTGCTGCCATGTGCGAGGAAACCTCTGAAATATGAAGAAATGTCTGTAGACATAGACCTGCGGTAACGACGGGAAGTTTTCCAGGCAAAGGAAAAAAACCCCGAGGCGTAATGGTGGTCATCTATAACTACAGCGTTCCATTCACAGCAGAGGTTGGAGATCACCATGAGCCATGAGTATTCCGTAGCGGTCGTCGTCGGCAGCCTGCGCAAGGATTCCTACAATCGCAAGGTTGCGCGAGCGTTGTCAGAACTGGCGCCGTCGAGTCTGTCGCTGAAGATCGTCGAGATCGGTGACCTGCCGTTGTACAACGAAGATGTCGAAGCCAATGCCCCAGAAACCTGGAAACGCTTTCGCGACGAGATCCGTGGCAGCGATGCCGTGCTGTTCGTTACTCCCGAATACAATCGCTCGATGCCTGGCTGCCTGAAAAACGCCATCGACGTCGGCTCGCGTCCCTATGGGGAAAGCGCCTGGGGCGGCAAGCCCACGGCGGTGGTCAGCGTTTCCCCCGGCGCATTGGGCGGCTTCGGTGCCAACCACGCCGTTCGCCAGACCCTGGTGTTCCTCGACATGCCGTGCATGCAGATGCCTGAGGCCTACGTGGGTGGGGCTGCCAACCTGTTCGACGACGCTGGCAAGCTCAATGACAAGACCCGTCCATTCTTGCAAGCGTTCATCGATCGCTTCGCCGGCTGGGTCAAACTCAACCGCGCAGTTTGATTGGAGGCTTGTCTGCGCGGCGGCGCTGGGTAAGATGGCCAGCACCAGTATCCCGGCGCCTCGTTGATGAGTGATAAAGACACCATATCCATGCACCTGGTGCGCGAGGCCCTGTTGCAGAGCTGCCAACCTGGGGCCGACACCGAAGCGTTGCTGACCCGGGTGGGCATCGATCCCAGTCAGCTGCACGTGCGCGACGCGCGAGTGCCCAGCCAAACCTACGCGGCTTTGTGGCGACAATTGGCGCGCCATTGCCGTGATGAACTCTTCGCCATGGACGCCCGCGGGCTGCCCCCCGGCAGCCTGGCGTTCATGGGGCGGGCGAGCCTGGCCCAGGCCAGTGTGGGCGAGGGTATCGAGACTGCCCTGGCGTACCTGTCGCTGGCGCTGGAGGGGTGCAAGCCACGGCTGGCACGCGAGCACAGCGTGGCACAGATCGTGCTGCTCGAAGCCCATCGGCAACCGGCTCGGGCCTTTACCTATTTCACCCTGTTCATGCTCATTCACGGCCTCGCCTGTTGGCTGTCGGGCCGGCGTATCGCAATCCTTGCCGTAGACCTGCGGGCGCAGCGCCCGGCGTACTGTGATGACTACCAGGTGATGTTCTCTGAGAACCTGCGTTTTGCCATGCCCAACACGCGGTTGATCATCGAAGGTGGCTGCCTCGACCAGCCGATTCGGCGTACGGCCGATGAGTTGCAGCAGTTTCTGGCCGAGGCGCCAGGCAACATCCTGGTCAGATACCGCGATCCGAGCAGTCTGGGGCGGCGGATTCGAGCCGACCTGCTGAGGCTGGACCCGGCGCTCTGGCCCGACGCCGAGCGGCTGGCGCGCCAGTTGTGCCTATCGGTATCGACCCTGCGCCGCCGTCTGGCCGACGAGGGCCAGACCTACCAGGGCCTGAAAGACAGCGTGCGGCGCCAGTTGGCAGTGGCCTGGCTGGCCGAGCAGGGCGCGGCCATGGACACCATCGCCGAACGCCTCGGCTATGCCGACAGCAGCTCGTTCTACAAAGCCTTCCGCAAATGGTTCGGCTGCAATCCCGGTCACTACCGGATGCTGAGTGCCGGCGCGACGAAACCCTGACCGCGCCCGGCAGCAGTTCCCCCTGCTGTCGCCATTGACATCCGCTCACTGTGCGCTCCTTACCAACAGGAGCCTCCCATGACCGACACCCCAACCTCTGCGTCAAAGCTGCATCCCACCGATGCGTTCATCCGCACGCAACTGCGACCTTGGCTGACCGAGGCCACGCCTGCACAAATCAACAGCCTGCGGGATCGGTTCCAGGCCTACCGTGGCACGCACGAGCAAGCCCACCAGGCGACCGTCGAACTGATCTCACTGCAGGCCTTCGCCCGGCAGCATTTCACGGAGTTGCTGGCACCTTACCTTGAGTCGCACGACAGCCTCAGTCAGCTGGAATGGCTGGTGGTCACGCCAAGTATTGCGCCAATCTCACTGCCAGGCTGGACCATCCTGCAACCGGAGTATCGTCGTGAACCGGCGCTGTTGCGGCTGATGCAGAACTTCCCGGCCAACACCTCCTATTTTCAAGGCACCGGAGTGGTGCGCCCCGGTACTTACGATCTGCTCGTCAGCGACACCAATGCGCTGATCGCCGACTGCCGCCAGCAGGATGTCGGCAGCCGCTACCAGCAACTGCTGGACCGGGTGTTCGTCACCCAGACCCTGGACCTGCTGAGCGCCGACAAGCGCGCGGGCTTTCTCCTGGCGGCGCAGATCGCCGCCCTCAAGGGGCAGATCTCCGACGCTGCGCATGCCGCAGTGCAGCGTTTGAGCCAGGTGACGGACGCCCCTTGTACCGATTGCCTGCACGCCACCGCGCAGTGGGTCCACGTCCTTGGGCAGCGTCTGGCAGATGCATTGGCCATCGAACTGCGCGACACCGATGGCGGTGTGCATAGCGTGGTGCTGTACCTGCCTAGCGACAGTACCCAGGCACTGCGCAGCTTTGCCAACTGGTCGGCGCTTGCCGCCGCACTGCTGACCGATCTGCGCCGCCCAGGCTATCGCCAGGTCTTCAGCCAACGGGTGCGACTCGAGCAACGACCAGCATTTCTCACCTTGCTGGGCAAGCGTTTGCTGGACGATCACCCCGACCTTGCAGTGCGGGGTGAGCTGATCGAGGGCAATCTGTTCGCCAGCCTGGTCAACGAGCAGGTCGCTGGCATCAAGGCCGATGCCAAGTTGCTGCTGGTGCCATCGGCACTGGCCGATGCTGCTGCTGCGCGAGCGCGCCACGCACTCTGGAAAGACGCTGGCATGAGCCTGGTGACCCTGGCCGGGTTCTTCATTCCGGTGGTGGGTGCGGTGTTACTTGGCCAACTGGTGGTGCAGGTGGCCTCGGAAATCTATGAGGGCGTCGAAGACTGGAGTCTTGGCCATCAGCACGAGGCGCTCGATCACTTCCTGGGCGTGGCTGAAACCGTGGCAGTGGCGGCAGTGGTGACCGCCGGCGGGACGGCCGTGGCCAGGGGCTTCGCTCGCAGCAGCCTGGTCGACACCTTGCAGCCAGTGGAGCTGGAAAATGGCGACAGACGTCTGTGGTCGCCGGACCGCACTCCCTACGAAGACCTGCCAGAAGAGCCTGTGGCTCTGGACAATGGCCTGTATGGCGTTGGTGAACAACGCTGGATGCGCATCGGTGATGCCTGGTATCGACTGCGCCGCACTGACGCTGCCGAACCCTGGCGCCTGCGTCACCCACAGCGTCCCGAAGCCTATGGACCGGTGGTGGAAAGCAACGGTCAGCGTGGCTGGCGCATGCGTCTGGCG
It includes:
- a CDS encoding AraC family transcriptional regulator: MSDKDTISMHLVREALLQSCQPGADTEALLTRVGIDPSQLHVRDARVPSQTYAALWRQLARHCRDELFAMDARGLPPGSLAFMGRASLAQASVGEGIETALAYLSLALEGCKPRLAREHSVAQIVLLEAHRQPARAFTYFTLFMLIHGLACWLSGRRIAILAVDLRAQRPAYCDDYQVMFSENLRFAMPNTRLIIEGGCLDQPIRRTADELQQFLAEAPGNILVRYRDPSSLGRRIRADLLRLDPALWPDAERLARQLCLSVSTLRRRLADEGQTYQGLKDSVRRQLAVAWLAEQGAAMDTIAERLGYADSSSFYKAFRKWFGCNPGHYRMLSAGATKP
- the dnaQ gene encoding DNA polymerase III subunit epsilon; the protein is MEQQQDKRLVILDTETTGMPVTEGHRVIEIGCVEVVGRRLTGRHFHVYLQPDRESDEGAIGVHGITDAFLIGKPRFAEVADEFFAFIEGATLVIHNAAFDVGFINNEFALVGQSQRADISQHCPILDTLMMARSRHPGQRNSLDALCKRYGIDNSGRELHGALLDAELLADVYLAMTGGQTSLSLAGSGAERQDGQQAAPSEIRRVTGRQPGPVLLASAQELEAHAERLAAVAKAAGAPALWQTIEAG
- a CDS encoding NADPH-dependent FMN reductase, yielding MSHEYSVAVVVGSLRKDSYNRKVARALSELAPSSLSLKIVEIGDLPLYNEDVEANAPETWKRFRDEIRGSDAVLFVTPEYNRSMPGCLKNAIDVGSRPYGESAWGGKPTAVVSVSPGALGGFGANHAVRQTLVFLDMPCMQMPEAYVGGAANLFDDAGKLNDKTRPFLQAFIDRFAGWVKLNRAV
- the gloB gene encoding hydroxyacylglutathione hydrolase: MIQIDALPAFSDNYIWLLQDTATQCCAVVDPGDAQPVLDWLSANPQWRLTDILITHHHHDHVGGVEALKAATGARVHGPVAESIPARDVALSDGDHVQTLGLDFEVLEVPGHTLGHIAFYSAIPRPLLFSGDTLFAGGCGRLFEGTPGQMHASLQRLSALPEGTQVYCAHEYTLSNLRFAQAVEPDNAVLQQRLADVERLRAEQRITLPSRIGLERQTNPFLRTTETSVKQKADEWTGDANLTPVSVFAALRSWKNQF
- a CDS encoding class I SAM-dependent methyltransferase, whose protein sequence is MSDEAFAQADAQWLELTAQARDWFDGPVGQLMLREEQALLENELQRFFGGFLVHYGPCAEAPPSAPQVQRTVRLGAPFPGVEIVCEEQAWPLGEHAADVVVLQHGLDFSISPHGLLREAAKAVRPGGHLLIVGINPYSGWGLRHLLGKGALRKARCIGASRVGDWLNLLGFALEKRRFGCYRPPLASPAWQQRMSGWERRAGAWQLGGGGVYVLVARKMVIGLRPLPQERREPMGKLLPLPLAKVNRRRSDAPAMPPRIDNF
- the rnhA gene encoding ribonuclease HI, which gives rise to MSDSVEIYTDGACKGNPGLGGWGVLIVYKGQEKELWGGERNTTNNRMELMAAIQGLMVLTRECEVVLTTDSQYVMKGITEWMVNWKKRGWKTAAKEPVKNADLWRLLDEQVNRHKVTWKWVRGHIGHPGNERADQLANRGVDELR